CGCGAGCACCGTGCGCGCGCGCGAGGTGCAGCGCGAGCGATCCCCAGCCGCAGCCCGCCTCGACCACGCGCTCGCCGGGCCGCAGCCAGAGCTTGCGCGCGACGTGCTCGTGCTTCGCGATCTGCGCCTCTTCGAGCGACGCCGTCGGAGTCGGGAAGTACGCGCAGGTGTACGACATGGAGCGATCGAGCCAGCGCGCATAGAAGTCGTTGCCGAGGTCGTAGTGGTGGTGGACGTTCGCGCGCGCCTTGCTGCGCGAGCGGCTTCGCCTGCGCCAGAGCTGCCACGCCCAGGCCGCGCGCCGCAGCGGCGTGGCGCGCCGCGGGGCGGCGAACGCGAGCTTCAACACGCTCGGGAGATCGCCCTCGATCTCGAGCGCTCCGCTCGCGTAGGCGTCGCCCAGGCCGTTCGAGCCGGGGGCGAGCAGCAGGTCGCGGAGCACGCGCCGCTCGCGAAGCACGACGCGGCCGAGCGCGGGCGCGTCCGAGAGGCGCAGCTCTTCGGAATTCCAGAGCACGAGCCGCAGACGCGGATCGCCGCTCGCTTCGAGGATTCGCCGCGCGAGGCGGCGCTCGAGGCCGGTCACTCCGGTGGAAGCAGAACCACCCATCCAGCTCATGGGCTCACCTCCGTGATCCCGACTCACTGAATCCAGGCAACTCGCGAGCCCAGAATACCCCCGGCGGAGCGCGCGCGGCGAGGGAATTTCAGCCGGGCAACGGATCCGACGGCTTCGTTACCACCTGCCAGTGCAGGCACGCATCGACCGGGCGGCGCGGAGGCCGGCCGTGCCTGCCCGATGGCCAGCCGATCGGCAGCAGCGCGATCGACGGACAGCCCTCGGGCAGCCCGAGCCAGCGGTCGCACTCGTCGCCAAAGCTGCGGTGCAGCGTCGTGAGCGAGGCGCCGAGCCCCACGGCGCGGCAGGCGAGGAGCACGTTCTGGATGCAGGGAAACAGCGCCTGCACCTGCGGCCGACCGCGGCGCGTCCAGCCCGCCACGAACAAGTGTACGGGCGCCTCGTGCAGGTGGTCGGCGAGAAAGAGCGCGGCGCGCATGTTGCGCCGCCCGGCCTCGGGAAAGTCGTCTCGCTTCGCGGCCTCGAGCGCAGGCGCGATGTACGCGTGGAATCCGCGTCGGTAGCGCTCGGCCACCCAGGCGCGCCGCTCCGGCTCGGTCACGGCGACGAAGACCCACGGCTGGCGGTTGCCGCCGCTCGGCGCGAAGGTGCCCGCTTCGCAGACCTTGCGCACGAGCTCGCGCGGGACGGGATCCGGGCGCAGGCGCCGGATCGCGCGCGCGGTGCGAATCCCCTCGAGCAGGGGAACGTCCTCGCCGATCCGCGCGACGTCGATCTCGTCGCTCAACCCGGGCGATCCTTCAGCACGGCGAGCTGCTCGCGGTAGCCGGCGCGGATCGAGGCGATCTCGGCGTCGGTGAAGTCGAGCTCGATCGCGATCGCGGTGATCTCGGCGTTCTCGATCGAGGAGATGTTCCCGTCGGCGGCAGCGACCGCGAACATGCAGCGCAGCAGGTCGACGCGCTGCGCGCG
This Deltaproteobacteria bacterium DNA region includes the following protein-coding sequences:
- a CDS encoding nitroreductase family protein gives rise to the protein MHVRGRCRRREHLLDRERRDHRDRDRARLHRRRDRLDPRRLPRAARRAEGSPGLSDEIDVARIGEDVPLLEGIRTARAIRRLRPDPVPRELVRKVCEAGTFAPSGGNRQPWVFVAVTEPERRAWVAERYRRGFHAYIAPALEAAKRDDFPEAGRRNMRAALFLADHLHEAPVHLFVAGWTRRGRPQVQALFPCIQNVLLACRAVGLGASLTTLHRSFGDECDRWLGLPEGCPSIALLPIGWPSGRHGRPPRRPVDACLHWQVVTKPSDPLPG
- a CDS encoding class I SAM-dependent methyltransferase — its product is MSWMGGSASTGVTGLERRLARRILEASGDPRLRLVLWNSEELRLSDAPALGRVVLRERRVLRDLLLAPGSNGLGDAYASGALEIEGDLPSVLKLAFAAPRRATPLRRAAWAWQLWRRRSRSRSKARANVHHHYDLGNDFYARWLDRSMSYTCAYFPTPTASLEEAQIAKHEHVARKLWLRPGERVVEAGCGWGSLALHLARAHGARVTAYNISSEQIRYAREQARAQGLSDRVEFREDDYRNIAGSYDAFVSVGMLEHVGPENYRRLGRVIDRCLAPDGRGLIHSIGRVARRPMDPWISRHIFPGAYAPTLEQMVAILSKRDFAVLDVEDLRLHYEKTLAHWLERFEKNAAEIERRFDARFVRTWRLYLAGSQASFHTSSLQLWQVAFARSRSNAIPWTRAKLYAREA